A section of the Salvelinus alpinus chromosome 36, SLU_Salpinus.1, whole genome shotgun sequence genome encodes:
- the LOC139565178 gene encoding inward rectifier potassium channel 4-like isoform X1 has product MITGAMGTARANRYSFAATDEEGLKISTLGLHNGHNSPNSRFHSPSGTSGGDRISGATGRRMNNYNGKISTTGSSQLRSRFVKKNGHCNVVFSNMEEKSQRYLADIFTTCVDIRWRYLLLLFCSTFLSSWMFFGIIFYSVSRAHGDFDEHSGMSSSSGLEGNGLGVGEVEGVQKKWQPCLLHVEGFVGAFLFSVETQTTIGYGWRCVTEECPVAVITVVVQSIVGCIIDSFMLGTIMVKMARPKKRNQTLLFSKNAVISLRDGKLCLMWRVGNLRRSHIVEAHVRAQLIRPYVTAEGEFIPLEQRDLNVGYDEGIDRLFLVSPLVIVHEIDEDSPLYTVSRADLESDDFEIVVILEGMVEATAMTTQARSSYLAKEILWGHRFEPVIFEDRTKYQVDYARFHKTYDVPSTPHCSAKELSETASRPASSASSHSVFPTSPRITQHLATPHSPSAFCYENEVALSCGEDEDELDRQKGKDREEESRNSVPVDFHNLFQDTATMTSGSNVLCVLDMDNQMDFDILQTTITRDPLTYKSESGI; this is encoded by the coding sequence GTACAGCTTCGCAGCAACAGATGAGGAGGGCCTGAAAATCTCCACACTTGGGCTCCACAACGGCCACAACTCGCCAAATAGCCGGTTCCACTCCCCTAGCGGCACATCCGGAGGAGATAGGATATCAGGAGCCACAGGTCGTAGGATGAACAATTACAACGGTAAGATCTCTACTACAGGTTCGAGCCAACTAAGAAGTCGCTTCGTCAAGAAAAATGGGCATTGCAATGTGGTATTCTCTAACATGGAGGAGAAATCACAACGCTACCTGGCCGACATCTTTACCACCTGCGTGGACATTCGCTGGAGATACTTACTACTCCTCTTCTGCTCGACCTTCCTGTCCTCCTGGATGTTTTTTGGAATAATCTTCTATTCAGTTTCCAGAGCCCATGGGGATTTTGATGAGCACTCTGGAATGAGTTCCTCTTCAGGATTGGAAGGGAATGGGCTTGGGGTTGGTGAAGTAGAAGGGGTGCAGAAAAAGTGGCAGCCATGCCTCCTTCATGTAGAGGGCTTCGTCGGAGCCTTCCTATTCTCTGTCGAGACCCAGACCACCATTGGTTATGGGTGGCGCTGTGTGACTGAGGAGTGCCCTGTGGCAGTGATCACAGTGGTGGTCCAGTCCATAGTGGGATGCATCATTGACTCCTTCATGCTTGGCACAATCATGGTCAAAATGGCACGCCCTAAGAAGAGGAACCAGACCCTGCTGTTCTCGAAAAACGCTGTGATTTCCCTGCGCGATGGCAAGCTATGCCTCATGTGGCGGGTGGGTAACCTGCGCAGGAGCCACATCGTGGAGGCCCATGTGCGGGCACAGCTCATTCGACCCTACGTCACGGCAGAGGGAGAGTTCATCCCTCTAGAGCAGAGAGATCTCAACGTAGGCTACGACGAAGGCATTGACCGACTCTTCCTGGTTTCTCCTCTGGTTATCGTCCATGAGATCGACGAGGACAGCCCCCTGTATACTGTGAGCCGGGCTGATCTGGAGTCTGATGACTTTGAGATCGTAGTGATCTTGGAGGGCATGGTGGAGGCCACCGCCATGACCACCCAGGCCCGCAGCTCCTATCTGGCCAAGGagatcctatgggggcataggtTTGAGCCTGTGATCTTTGAGGACCGAACCAAGTATCAGGTGGACTATGCTCGCTTCCACAAGACCTACGACGTGCCCTCCACACCCCACTGCAGCGCCAAGGAGCTCAGTGAGACGGCCAGCCGGCCTGCCTCATCCGCCTCCTCCCACTCAGTATTCCCAACCAGCCCCAGAATCACCCAGCACCTCGCAACCCCCCACTCCCCCAGCGCCTTCTGCTATGAGAATGAGGTAGCACTGAGCTGTGGAGAGGACGAGGATGAACTGGATAGGCAAAAGGGAAAAGACAGGGAGGAGGAAAGTAGGAATTCAGTTCCTGTAGACTTTCATAATTTGTTTCAGGACACAGCCACAATGACATCCGGCAGCAACGTGCTGTGCGTTTTGGACATGGACAATCAGATGGATTTTGACATTCTACAGACTACCATTACTCGTGATCCACTGACATACAAAAGTGAGTCAGGAATCTGA
- the LOC139564850 gene encoding S-antigen protein-like — MIEQRIEQMIEKMIEKRIYKMIEKGIEKMIEMMIEMIEKRIEQGIEKMIEQGIEKRIEQGIEKRIEQGIEKMIEQGIEKRIEQGIEKRIEQGIEKMIEKMIEQGIEKRIEQGIEKRIEQGIEKRIEQGIEKMIEKRIEQGIEKRIEQGIEKMIEKRIEQGIEKRIEKRIEQGIEQGVEKMIEKRIEQGIEKMIEKRIEQGIEQGIEKMIEKRIEQGIEKRIEKRIEHGDREDDRAWDEGTNEGNAERGSASLA, encoded by the coding sequence ATGATAGAGCAGAGGATAGAGCAGATGATAGAGAAGATGATAGAGAAGAGGATATATAAGATGATAGAGAAGGGGATAGAGAAGATGATAGAGATGATGATAGAGATGATAGAGAAGAGGATAGAGCAGGGGATAGAGAAGATGATAGAGCAGGGGATAGAGAAGAGGATAGAGCAGGGGATAGAGAAGAGGATAGAGCAGGGGATAGAGAAGATGATAGAGCAGGGGATAGAGAAGAGGATAGAGCAGGGGATAGAGAAGAGGATAGAGCAGGGGATAGAGAAGATGATAGAGAAGATGATAGAGCAGGGGATAGAGAAGAGGATAGAGCAGGGGATAGAGAAGAGGATAGAGCAGGGGATAGAGAAGAGGATAGAGCAGGGGATAGAGAAGATGATAGAGAAGAGGATAGAGCAGGGGATAGAGAAGAGGATAGAGCAGGGGATAGAGAAGATGATAGAGAAGAGGATAGAGCAGGGGATAGAGAAGAGGATAGAGAAGAGGATAGAGCAGGGGATAGAGCAGGGGGTAGAGAAGATGATAGAGAAGAGGATAGAGCAGGGGATAGAGAAGATGATAGAGAAGAGGATAGAGCAGGGGATAGAGCAGGGGATAGAGAAGATGATAGAGAAGAGGATAGAGCAGGGGATAGAGAAGAGGATAGAGAAGAGGATAGAGCATGGGGATAGAGAAGATGATAGAGCATGGGATGAGGGGACTAATGAAGGAAACGCTGAAAGGGGAAGTGCCTCATTAGCCTGA
- the LOC139565178 gene encoding inward rectifier potassium channel 4-like isoform X2, with amino-acid sequence MNNYNGKISTTGSSQLRSRFVKKNGHCNVVFSNMEEKSQRYLADIFTTCVDIRWRYLLLLFCSTFLSSWMFFGIIFYSVSRAHGDFDEHSGMSSSSGLEGNGLGVGEVEGVQKKWQPCLLHVEGFVGAFLFSVETQTTIGYGWRCVTEECPVAVITVVVQSIVGCIIDSFMLGTIMVKMARPKKRNQTLLFSKNAVISLRDGKLCLMWRVGNLRRSHIVEAHVRAQLIRPYVTAEGEFIPLEQRDLNVGYDEGIDRLFLVSPLVIVHEIDEDSPLYTVSRADLESDDFEIVVILEGMVEATAMTTQARSSYLAKEILWGHRFEPVIFEDRTKYQVDYARFHKTYDVPSTPHCSAKELSETASRPASSASSHSVFPTSPRITQHLATPHSPSAFCYENEVALSCGEDEDELDRQKGKDREEESRNSVPVDFHNLFQDTATMTSGSNVLCVLDMDNQMDFDILQTTITRDPLTYKSESGI; translated from the coding sequence ATGAACAATTACAACGGTAAGATCTCTACTACAGGTTCGAGCCAACTAAGAAGTCGCTTCGTCAAGAAAAATGGGCATTGCAATGTGGTATTCTCTAACATGGAGGAGAAATCACAACGCTACCTGGCCGACATCTTTACCACCTGCGTGGACATTCGCTGGAGATACTTACTACTCCTCTTCTGCTCGACCTTCCTGTCCTCCTGGATGTTTTTTGGAATAATCTTCTATTCAGTTTCCAGAGCCCATGGGGATTTTGATGAGCACTCTGGAATGAGTTCCTCTTCAGGATTGGAAGGGAATGGGCTTGGGGTTGGTGAAGTAGAAGGGGTGCAGAAAAAGTGGCAGCCATGCCTCCTTCATGTAGAGGGCTTCGTCGGAGCCTTCCTATTCTCTGTCGAGACCCAGACCACCATTGGTTATGGGTGGCGCTGTGTGACTGAGGAGTGCCCTGTGGCAGTGATCACAGTGGTGGTCCAGTCCATAGTGGGATGCATCATTGACTCCTTCATGCTTGGCACAATCATGGTCAAAATGGCACGCCCTAAGAAGAGGAACCAGACCCTGCTGTTCTCGAAAAACGCTGTGATTTCCCTGCGCGATGGCAAGCTATGCCTCATGTGGCGGGTGGGTAACCTGCGCAGGAGCCACATCGTGGAGGCCCATGTGCGGGCACAGCTCATTCGACCCTACGTCACGGCAGAGGGAGAGTTCATCCCTCTAGAGCAGAGAGATCTCAACGTAGGCTACGACGAAGGCATTGACCGACTCTTCCTGGTTTCTCCTCTGGTTATCGTCCATGAGATCGACGAGGACAGCCCCCTGTATACTGTGAGCCGGGCTGATCTGGAGTCTGATGACTTTGAGATCGTAGTGATCTTGGAGGGCATGGTGGAGGCCACCGCCATGACCACCCAGGCCCGCAGCTCCTATCTGGCCAAGGagatcctatgggggcataggtTTGAGCCTGTGATCTTTGAGGACCGAACCAAGTATCAGGTGGACTATGCTCGCTTCCACAAGACCTACGACGTGCCCTCCACACCCCACTGCAGCGCCAAGGAGCTCAGTGAGACGGCCAGCCGGCCTGCCTCATCCGCCTCCTCCCACTCAGTATTCCCAACCAGCCCCAGAATCACCCAGCACCTCGCAACCCCCCACTCCCCCAGCGCCTTCTGCTATGAGAATGAGGTAGCACTGAGCTGTGGAGAGGACGAGGATGAACTGGATAGGCAAAAGGGAAAAGACAGGGAGGAGGAAAGTAGGAATTCAGTTCCTGTAGACTTTCATAATTTGTTTCAGGACACAGCCACAATGACATCCGGCAGCAACGTGCTGTGCGTTTTGGACATGGACAATCAGATGGATTTTGACATTCTACAGACTACCATTACTCGTGATCCACTGACATACAAAAGTGAGTCAGGAATCTGA